GAGCAtttaaaatgggacggagggagtaataattgCACGAATGTATTATttcatatatataataaatgGACATACAATTGCAAAGAGTTGATGAACTACAGGCTCTAAAATTGAGTTGAAACGAGTCAACGGTTTATCGGAATCGGAAAAGATGGCCGGAGTGGAGTTGATTCCTAGAGAATACGGATACGTGATCCTTGCCCTCGTCCTCTACTGCTTCCTCAACGTCTGGATGGCCGAACAAGTCCTCAAAGCCCGCAAAAAGTATGCAATTTTCTCAATCCAAATCATATCCAGCAGTTTTGATTCGACAATCGATTGTAGTCATTTGATTAATTAACCCATTCGACATTCGTTGCTCTATAAGGTATTTCAACGTTGGTTCTACTCTTTCATTCTCCCCGTTGTGCGTGCTGCGTCgaactcaaaataaaaatatggatcAAGTCGCCAATTCTTTGAGAATCTCTGTATTCTATTGTGCATCAATTCAATTTTGTGATTTTGAAGGTACAATGTTCATTATCCGACACTGTATGCCTCAGAATCTGAAAGCAAGGATGCCAAGCTCTTCAACTGTGTCCAggttttttgccttttttctaCCTATTCGATTTCTTTCTTTGCTGCTTCGGATTTTTTAAGATATCGTTAACGGAAACGAAGAATGATTCCGGTGGGTGATGGCAGAGAGGGCACCAGAACTCACTGGAATTGATGCCTATGTTCTTCATGCTGATGATTGTGGGTGGAATTAAGCACCCCTTGATCTGCGCCTCGCTTGGACTAGTTTACATCATGGGCCGCTATTTGTACTTCACCGGATACGCCACCGGGAATCCCAAAAACCGTAACAGTCGCTGGTAACTATTCATGCCCCCATCCTCCTCTTATACATTCGagcaaaccttttttttttgagaactaATTTTCCTCTGTAAACTGATTTGTTGTGGATTCTAACAACAAAATTCCTACTCTGTGTGCAGGAAATTAAGTCTTTTTGCATTACTTGGGCTAACGATCGCCACAATTTCTTGCGGGATTGAAGTACTGATTGCGTAAAAAGCAAACGCCTGATTTAAGCAGTTTGCATTTGGCTCGCATCCTCGGTCAAATTTGTATTTTGCTACCATGTTGTATTTCTGTTTTCTAATGTGGAGTTGACCTACGGATAATACATGAACCTTTTGTGGTGTGGATTGTGTTTTTTACACCTGTGTTTTACTTGAGAAAATTGGGATTCGGTCCCAGGATTAATTGAGATACGCGTAAACTGGCCCGAACGCCTGAGTTAAAAACCTAAAAATGAGAAAACACGCATGTGGGTTGGAGAGGAATCCAGAACATACTTGTCCACGTTCCAGAAGTCCTTTGGCCAGAATTCTTAGGTGTCCAGGCCTCGACTAATCCGGGGTCCAATTCCACCGATACTTCCATTTAGATCTCATACGAAAGAGTAAAtaaagcttcttcttttttctccccTTTTAAGCCCTTGCTTAGAATTAATACGAATTTCAAGTGAAGTAGTGGGTgtttacgatttttttttctgctgATTTTGAGAATTTAgcttttcaaaatcagtttggagtgtttaccaaaacaaaagtgctacatacacaacggttgtgtaaaacacaacacacaatcaatctctagccgtccattgctgtaataaatggtcaggattcgctcaaa
This DNA window, taken from Rhododendron vialii isolate Sample 1 chromosome 8a, ASM3025357v1, encodes the following:
- the LOC131336413 gene encoding uncharacterized protein LOC131336413 — its product is MAGVELIPREYGYVILALVLYCFLNVWMAEQVLKARKKYNVHYPTLYASESESKDAKLFNCVQRGHQNSLELMPMFFMLMIVGGIKHPLICASLGLVYIMGRYLYFTGYATGNPKNRNSRWKLSLFALLGLTIATISCGIEVLIA